DNA from Chitinophaga pendula:
GCTATTATTTTGGTGCCCATTACATTATTGAGTACGGCGATGGAAGGATTTTTTTCCATCATGGGTACGTGTTTGTAAGCGGCGGCGTGGTAAACGATAGCGGGTTCGTATACTTCGAACAGTTGTTGCATGCGTACGCGATCGCAGATGTTGGCGATGTAGGGTACGATGGTGGTTTCGGGAGCTTTTTCGAGCATTTCCATCTCCAGTTCATGGAGGGGGGATTCTGCTTTATCGCAGAGGATGATAGCGGAGGGTTCGAGTTTTGCGAGTTGTCTAACCAGTTCGCTACCGATAGAGCCGGCAGCGCCCGTTACCAGTACCGCTTTCCCTTTCAGCTCGCGGCTCACTTGTTCGTTTTTGATCTCTATCACAGAGCGCTCCAGCAGGTCTTCAATATTGATATCTTTTAGTTGTGTGTCACTCCATCCTTCGTTGATCCATTTATCGGCGGGCAGTACTTTCTGTACGCGGATATCGAGGAGAATACAATGTTCTACGAGTTCGTTGAGTAAACCCGGGGCGATGTTTTCTTCTGCGATGATCAACAATTTCACTTTGCTTTCGCGGGCCAGTTTTTCGAGGGAGGCCTTTGTAGCGGCGTATATGGGTAATCCTTCGAGGCGTTTACCGGAGCGGCGTTTTTCATCGAGGAATGCCACTACGCGCAAGCTGGCGTTGGGATCTTCGGCGATGGCTCTGCGTACTACGAGACCGGAGTGGCTGGAGTTGAATACAGCTGCTTTGGTGCTGGAGATAGCGCGGAAGCTGTTATAATATTTAAACAGCCATTTCACGATGAGCCGGTAAGAGAGTTGGAAGAAGGTATTAATAAAGAAGTTGATGAGGATGACGGACACGGGGAATACGTGAGCGCCGGTGCCGAGTGCTTCGGTGGCATCGATGGTGCAATATGCGATGGCGCTGATGACGTTAACGAAGGATATACGACCGATATCGGCGAGACTGGTGTGTCTTACGATACCTGAGTATGATCTAAGTAACAGTGATAACAGCAGATTGACACCAACTACCAGGGTGATTATGTTAGTGATTGGATATTTTTCGAAAGTATCCAGATCAAAATTCAGCCTTAAAAGAAAGGCAAGGCAGATTGCTACTGTGGCGCACCCAAGGTCTAATGTAAGAATTAGCCATGAGGGGGTTATCCATGATTTTTTAATCATTGGTCTAATAATAAAGATAAGGTTAAAACTATAGTTCAAGTATAATCACTTCAATGCATCACATGGTTGGCAAATTGAAATTCTCAAACTTGGTTACTTCAATATGGTTCTTTTTAATATACTCGCTGGTTGACTATTTGCCTACACTAGTTGCATCTCGGTTCAAGTCGCGGGGCGTTAATAGTTCAAGTCGGTTTGTTTCAAATCGTTCACAAAATAGATATTTAATGCTTATACTTTCATTAAGAAAAAATGAAGATTACTATAATTTTAAAATTATAATATTAAATATCTGTAATATTAAAGAACTTAAATACTGATAGTTCAAGTAAAAGGCTTGCCTGTGATGATTTTAGCGAGGTGTGCAATAAGACGTCTGTCTCTTTTGCATCATTTCACTTTTTTTACACACCGGCATAATAACGGCGGAGGTTATACGTTAACTCCCGTATTTCAGTTCGTTATTACGCAACACGATGCATATTTTTTGTAGACATTTTGTCGGTATGACAATTTGGGAAGGCAAGGTGCAACGTGGACACCTGCTGTCTTTTCAATCTGGCACAAGCCTTTACAAATGTAGTTCGCATAATTTGTCAAGTATTGCATGACTCTAAAGTTGGTAGCTGATTGCAATAAAGATGTATCGGTTGTTGTTAATTATCCATTCTTGGTGTATCGTTGAATTCGAACATCTCAATTAACGAGCGTAGGAGACGCAAACACTATACCAGTTTTTGTTTTTCTCAACAATCAAGCCCCTGTCTTATACATCATTTAATATTAAGGTAATATTGTTACATAATTTACAAAACGGCTACGCCCAGCATGACAGGCGTTTTACGTGGCTTGCAGCATACTTTTTTTATGGTGGTAATGCGGTTTTATGAGGGAATGAAAATAAACAGGATTGTTTGACATTATACAAGAGACAAGCTGCCTAACCGGCATTTTCCAGGAGGCAGAAAGATGTATAATCACACATCATATGGTCCGTTATTTACCGGTATTACAATTTCCGGTTCGTTCACAACTTGTGGCAGGAGGACTCAACTGTTTGTTCAACATCGTTTAGAGCAAAAAGAGTATTGGGCGGGGTAAGCGACCGCTACCTTGTAGAATCCCCTCCCCTACTTTCTCATCAACCTGTGCCAAACAGTCAGCAGCCTCCACGTTATCCTATTTTTTATTTAGCAGCTCACGGTGATGGCTATCCGTATGTGGGTCGGGGAGCAGGATGAAGACCATAAGGCTTTTGGCGCCATGGGCGCCCAGTACCAGGGATTGTTCTATATCGGCTGTTTTGGAAGGTCCCGCCAGGAAGACCCCGAAGCCATCTTCCGGGGCTCCTAACCGGGTATAGGCATCATGCAGGGTTGGCACGATGTG
Protein-coding regions in this window:
- a CDS encoding polysaccharide biosynthesis protein, with the translated sequence MIKKSWITPSWLILTLDLGCATVAICLAFLLRLNFDLDTFEKYPITNIITLVVGVNLLLSLLLRSYSGIVRHTSLADIGRISFVNVISAIAYCTIDATEALGTGAHVFPVSVILINFFINTFFQLSYRLIVKWLFKYYNSFRAISSTKAAVFNSSHSGLVVRRAIAEDPNASLRVVAFLDEKRRSGKRLEGLPIYAATKASLEKLARESKVKLLIIAEENIAPGLLNELVEHCILLDIRVQKVLPADKWINEGWSDTQLKDINIEDLLERSVIEIKNEQVSRELKGKAVLVTGAAGSIGSELVRQLAKLEPSAIILCDKAESPLHELEMEMLEKAPETTIVPYIANICDRVRMQQLFEVYEPAIVYHAAAYKHVPMMEKNPSIAVLNNVMGTKIIAELAVEFGAEKFVMVSTDKAVNPTNVMGASKRIAEIFAQAYNNHLTEQYNKLGKKYGPPTRFITTRFGNVLGSNGSVIPRFKKQLEKGGPLTVTHPEITRYFMTIPEACQLVLEAGAMGKGGEIFVFDMGQPVKIADLATKMIRMSGKEPGRDIKVVFTGLRPGEKLYEELLNNAENTMPTYHEKIMIATVRTYDFTEVNEGIDNLITAAHKHYITPTVVLMKQLVPEFISKNSAYEQLDKDKIKM